ATTTTTCCTTCCGACTTTTCCTTACTTTATTGTAATACTTACTCAATAGCGAGCCCAAAACTGTAACGTCGGATAAGCGTATTTATGCGATGTATCTAATTCTTAAGTACAATACTAGGAAAGCTTTTAGGTTGTAGTATGACCGTGCTGGTGACCCAATCTCCCTCAACTGACATCGTAGCGATCGACCGCCTCAGTGCCCTATTCGATCGCTACTTGCAAACCGATGTCGGGGAAGGAGATGCGTCCGCAGATACGGTCAAGACTTACCGCACCAACTTAAAACAGTTTTTAAGCTGGTGTCAGGCATTGAATCTGCATCCCCTATCGGCTACCAGAAGCCAGATCAAGGAATTTAGGCTGTGGCTGATCGAAGCTCAAAAATACCAAAGGGCAACGATCGCCTTGAAGCTGAGCGTGGTGCGGCGGTTTTACGACGCTTTAATCGAACGCGAACTAACGAATTTCAATCCGGCACTCGGACTCAAACCCCCAAGAGAAGCAATAGATCCGGCAGCTAAGATAAATTACCTGGAATCTGAGGAAATGCGCTCGTTAATCGAGAATCTGCCTCAAGATAATAGCGTGGCATCCCTGCGCGATCGCTTGTTGGTAGCGATGATGGTAATTCAAGGAGTACGGACGATAGAGATGCACCGAGTATCGGTAGGAGATATCGTCAAACGGGGAGCAGATGTGGGTTTGAAGGTCAAAGGCAAGCGATCTCTAAGGATAGTACCTTTAACTCCAGATTTGGCTGACTTGCTGCGTCAGTATCTAACTGCCAGGAAACAAGCTGGAGAGAATTTAACTGAAGATACCCCTTTGTTTGTCTCGTATTCCCGCAATTGCGACTCGTCGCGCTTATCGAGGCGATCGATGCAGCGCATAGTGGATAAGTATTTAATTGCCAATGGGTTGAAACCAGAGCCAGTCAAACGCCAAACCAGAAAAACAGCAGCTATACCCAAAAGTGAGGTCGTCGTTCCTACGAAGCAAGGAGGAACGTTGGGCGACCGTGACCGAAGACCAGAGATTGACACCATAACTATCCCAGACACGGCACGGGCGAATGCGTTCAGCCTTAACCCAGAGCCAAGTCAAAGAGTCGAACCCGATTCCACTGTGGTGACACAGGAGCCATCAGTGGCAGTAAAAGGTCAAAAGCTATCAAAATCCAGATCTTCATCCCTGAAGCGCTCTTTGAGTGCCCATTCCTTGCGACATACAGCCGGAACCTTAGCATTGAGGGCG
The nucleotide sequence above comes from Merismopedia glauca CCAP 1448/3. Encoded proteins:
- a CDS encoding tyrosine-type recombinase/integrase — encoded protein: MTVLVTQSPSTDIVAIDRLSALFDRYLQTDVGEGDASADTVKTYRTNLKQFLSWCQALNLHPLSATRSQIKEFRLWLIEAQKYQRATIALKLSVVRRFYDALIERELTNFNPALGLKPPREAIDPAAKINYLESEEMRSLIENLPQDNSVASLRDRLLVAMMVIQGVRTIEMHRVSVGDIVKRGADVGLKVKGKRSLRIVPLTPDLADLLRQYLTARKQAGENLTEDTPLFVSYSRNCDSSRLSRRSMQRIVDKYLIANGLKPEPVKRQTRKTAAIPKSEVVVPTKQGGTLGDRDRRPEIDTITIPDTARANAFSLNPEPSQRVEPDSTVVTQEPSVAVKGQKLSKSRSSSLKRSLSAHSLRHTAGTLALRAGASLRQVQDLLGHADPRTTALYAHIADRWLANPALWLDVPAL